The Daucus carota subsp. sativus chromosome 7, DH1 v3.0, whole genome shotgun sequence genome window below encodes:
- the LOC108196589 gene encoding DNA topoisomerase 6 subunit B — MEMESSESPIQTTKGAAAKSKAPRKPKQTTSVLKQKSPAEFFSENKSIAGFDNPGKCLYTTVREFVENALDSAESISELPVVEITIEEIGKSKYNSMIGLADRERVDEELYDDFETAKAREKRLAKEARIQENQAKLAALGKKLKEPTSAKAIKGRAQASFYRVTCKDNGRGMPHDDIPNMFGRVLSGTKYGLKQTRGKFGLGAKMALIWSKMSTGLPIEISSSMKGQNYLSFCRLDIDINRNIPHIHLHEKRDLKEHWHGAEIQIVIAGNWTTYRSKILHYMRQLAVITPYAQFLFNFVSDASDKNVSIRFSRRTDIMPAVPLETKFHPSAVDLLLIKRLITETSKQNLLQFLQHEFVNIGRAFAERLIGEMGPDFSPKMPVKSLTSQQIVRIHQLFRQAKFDDPSGDCLSPAGEYNLRLGIIKELHPEMVATYSGSAQVFEGHPFIVEAGVSVGGKDVKQGLNVFRFANRIPLLFEQGADVVTRTAMKRINWNSYKINHTQDKIGVFVSIVSTKIPFKGTGKEYIGDDISEIASAVKTSIQQCCIQLKSKIAKKIQAREQQERKRNLSRYIPDASGAIYDVLKEMTTLHASKKKRYNDEDAELLNKVSSKLITKGTLMEKLAEHVEQVDYEMALEYATHRGVTDEPRENLFIQSLRDENKFTDFQSPVFVFRLFQ, encoded by the exons ATGGAAATGGAGAGCAGCGAGAGTCCAATTCAAACTACCAAGGGGGCTGCTGCAAAGTCCAAAGCTCCCCGCAAACCCAAACAAACCACCAGTGTCCTCAAGCAGA AATCTCCAGCTGAATTCTTTTCTGAAAACAAATCCATTGCTGGGTTTGACAAT CCTGGGAAGTGCCTTTATACTACTGTTAGAGAGTTTGTTGAGAATGCCCTTGATTCCGCTGAGTCTATTTCTGAGCTTCCTGTTGTCGAAATTACGAT TGAAGAGATTGGGAAAAGCAAGTACAATTCCATGATTGGTCTTGCTGACCGTGAACGGGTTGATGAGGAACTTTATGATGATTTCGAGACAGCTAAGGCTCGCGAG AAACGACTTGCAAAGGAAGCTCGCATACAAGAAAATCAGGCGAAGCTTGCTGCCCTTGGTAAGAAACTAAAAGAGCCAACATCTGCAAAGGCCATTAAGGGTCGAGCGCAGGCCTCGTTTTACAGGGTGACCTGTAAG GATAATGGGAGAGGAATGCCGCACGATGATATCCCTAATATGTTTGGACGAG TTCTGTCTGGTACAAAGTATGGCTTGAAACAAACCCGGGGAAAGTTTGGGCTAGGTGCAAAAATG GCACTAATTTGGTCCAAAATGAGTACAGGACTTCCCATTGAGATCTCATCTTCAATGAAGGGCCAGAACTATCTTTCTTTCTGCAGGCTGGACATTGATATTAATCG GAACATTCCCCACATTCACTTGCACGAGAAACGGGATCTCAAGGAGCACTGGCATGGGGCGGAAATACAAATTGTTATCGCTGGAAACTGGACAACTTATCGT TCAAAGATATTGCACTATATGCGTCAATTGGCTGTTATCACACCTTATGCTCAATTTCTTTTTAACTTTGTCTCAGATGCATCAga CAAAAATGTCAGCATAAGGTTTTCAAGAAGAACTGACATAATGCCAGCGGTTCCCCTTGAGACAAAATTCCATCCGTCAGCTGTTGATTTACTACTCATTAAGCGCCTTATAACAGAAACATCAAAACAAAACTTGCTGCAGTTCCTTCAGCATGAATTTGTGAATATTGGTAGAGCCTTTGCTGAGCGACTGATCG GAGAGATGGGTCCAGATTTCAGCCCAAAAATGCCTGTCAAATCTCTAACCTCGCAGCAAATAGTTCGTATCCATCAGTTGTTCCGTCAAGCCAAATTTGATGACCCTAGTGGAGAT TGCCTTAGTCCTGCTGGAGAATACAATCTTCGGCTTGGAATTATCAAGGAGCTGCACCCAGAGATGGTTGCCACCTATTCAGGAAG TGCTCAAGTATTTGAAGGCCACCCATTTATCGTGGAAGCTGGAGTTAGTGTGGGCGGTAAAGATGTTAAGCAA GGTTTAAATGTTTTCCGGTTTGCAAACCGTATTCCACTTTTGTTTGAGCAAGGTGCTGATGTTGTGACCAGAACTGCCATGAAGCGGATCAA TTGGAATAGTTATAAGATCAATCATACACAAGACAAAATTGGCGTATTTGTGAGCATTGTAAGCACAAAGATTCCATTTAAAGGGACAGGGAAGGAGTATATTGGTGATGATATAAGTGAGATAGCTTCTGCAGTCAAG ACTTCTATTCAGCAATGTTGCATTCAGCTAAAATCGAAAATTGCCAAAAAAATTCAGGCCCGTGAACAGCAggagagaaaaagaaatttgagCAG GTATATTCCTGATGCTTCTGGTGCTATATACGATGTCTTGAAAGAAATGACCACCTTGCATGCATCAAAGAAGAAACGCTACAATGACGAGGACGCAGAACTACTGAATAAAGTCTCATCAAAGTTGATAACGAAAGGTACCCTGATGGAGAAACTTGCAGAACATGTTGAACAG GTGGACTACGAGATGGCGCTGGAATATGCAACACACAGAGGGGTGACAGATGAACCCcgtgaaaatttatttattcagtCGTTGAGAGACGAGAACAAGTTCACGGATTTCCAAAGTCCCGTCTTCGTATTCCGACTCTTTCAGTAA